The Fulvivirga ligni genome window below encodes:
- a CDS encoding cysteine peptidase family C39 domain-containing protein, whose amino-acid sequence MDVMLLKALKSYFKAVQIKVSPEELELQLYSNPHTPSLFAISETLDFLGIDNVAAKVEIDQLDELPDHFIAFIDGDDGSPYFSHVHKKNDEVYLVNEKRRLEGGKFRQLWGGVILVAEQQGGREFHNTKSINISIALMVALLLILFWEKSHLLVFSCLALLGLYISMEIFATANNRSTNFGQKVCGSKDGDGCDKILRSEKYNLGSYTLNDALFAFLHSNLILLLLKQDLGWAHVISYALAMLTLTLTMGIQAFVLKTWCRLCLLSSGIILIQGILIFFLFWNNLDSQNFFVLPIISELGLLGVIFGISLIVVSDYRGTLKKKLSFDSFRDGSPQI is encoded by the coding sequence ATGGATGTAATGCTTCTGAAGGCGCTCAAGTCTTATTTTAAAGCAGTGCAAATAAAAGTTTCACCCGAAGAATTGGAGTTGCAACTTTACAGTAATCCGCACACTCCCTCGTTATTTGCTATTTCCGAAACCCTGGATTTTTTGGGTATTGACAATGTAGCTGCTAAAGTAGAAATCGACCAACTGGATGAGCTTCCAGATCATTTTATTGCTTTTATAGATGGAGATGACGGATCTCCTTACTTCTCCCATGTTCACAAAAAAAATGATGAAGTCTATCTCGTTAACGAAAAAAGAAGACTAGAAGGAGGAAAATTCAGACAGCTCTGGGGTGGAGTAATTCTGGTAGCAGAACAGCAAGGAGGTAGAGAGTTTCATAATACAAAATCTATAAATATATCTATCGCCCTAATGGTGGCTTTACTGCTTATACTTTTTTGGGAAAAATCACACCTTCTAGTTTTTTCTTGCTTAGCATTACTAGGCCTTTACATCTCCATGGAAATTTTTGCTACGGCCAATAATAGATCAACAAATTTTGGTCAGAAGGTTTGCGGAAGTAAGGATGGAGATGGGTGTGATAAAATACTCCGTTCTGAAAAATATAATCTTGGGTCCTACACCTTAAATGATGCACTGTTTGCCTTTCTACACTCCAACTTAATACTTTTATTATTGAAGCAGGATCTGGGCTGGGCGCATGTTATTTCATATGCCTTGGCTATGCTTACTCTAACCCTTACAATGGGTATTCAGGCTTTCGTGTTGAAAACCTGGTGCAGACTTTGTCTTTTATCCAGCGGGATAATTTTAATTCAGGGCATCCTTATCTTTTTTTTGTTTTGGAATAATCTGGATAGCCAGAATTTTTTTGTGCTGCCCATTATCTCGGAACTGGGCCTCTTGGGAGTCATATTTGGGATCAGTCTTATCGTGGTAAGTGACTATAGGGGCACGCTGAAAAAAAAACTATCGTTTGACAGTTTCAGAGATGGATCTCCTCAAATTTAA
- a CDS encoding HlyD family efflux transporter periplasmic adaptor subunit, whose protein sequence is MSKHPQTIKRKIATLDQRSDEVKEVLGKAPSWVVRAGITVIFIVITLLIVGSALISYNDVVSTPIVIGEKSKPVVIKSSHSGVISDVMVSRGQPVSEGDVLAMLKNSVNLEDVLRLTSKLEQYNVSIRSLDTLYMIFPANLNLGHLQNTYQDFVLKYEGYIISILDSSNPGAMLGRMQKLQFQRLNRALQSLKTHIQLWKDQFLITAPISGRITFINDISPFEVVREGKKLFTLGLNDIGEVLGMSKITMDKAQKIKRGQHVIVKLLEYPFEEWGSLQGYVITSYYVSEVNGGPFQKVEVKLNGLTTSAGKQIQLEHEMQGTAQIITEELTVLQRVFYKFNNLFK, encoded by the coding sequence ATGTCGAAACATCCTCAAACTATTAAGAGGAAAATTGCTACCCTAGACCAGCGGTCTGATGAGGTCAAGGAAGTTCTTGGTAAAGCCCCAAGTTGGGTGGTTAGGGCTGGAATCACCGTTATATTTATTGTCATCACGTTATTGATTGTTGGCAGTGCATTGATCAGCTACAATGATGTGGTTTCTACTCCTATTGTAATTGGTGAAAAAAGCAAACCCGTAGTGATCAAATCCAGCCATTCAGGAGTAATCTCGGATGTTATGGTCTCGAGGGGTCAGCCGGTGAGCGAAGGGGATGTTTTAGCAATGCTTAAGAATTCAGTGAACCTGGAAGATGTTCTCAGATTGACATCGAAGCTTGAGCAATACAACGTTAGCATACGAAGTTTGGATACGTTATACATGATTTTTCCAGCAAATCTTAATCTGGGTCATCTACAAAACACCTACCAGGATTTTGTATTAAAATATGAGGGTTATATAATTTCAATCTTGGATTCCTCCAACCCGGGTGCGATGTTAGGCAGGATGCAAAAACTGCAATTTCAACGGTTAAATAGAGCATTACAAAGCCTTAAAACTCATATCCAACTTTGGAAGGATCAATTTTTAATTACAGCTCCTATTTCCGGTAGGATAACTTTCATTAATGATATTTCCCCTTTTGAGGTTGTGCGGGAAGGAAAGAAATTATTTACGCTGGGTTTAAATGATATTGGTGAGGTCTTGGGTATGTCAAAAATTACTATGGATAAGGCCCAAAAAATAAAAAGAGGGCAGCACGTGATTGTGAAATTGCTAGAATATCCATTTGAGGAATGGGGAAGTCTGCAGGGATACGTTATAACGAGTTACTATGTTTCAGAAGTAAACGGAGGACCTTTTCAAAAGGTAGAAGTTAAACTTAACGGGTTAACTACATCCGCAGGTAAACAAATCCAATTGGAACATGAGATGCAAGGAACTGCCCAAATAATCACAGAAGAGTTAACCGTTCTTCAACGTGTGTTTTACAAATTCAATAATCTTTTCAAATAG
- a CDS encoding peptidase domain-containing ABC transporter — MRLRKFPFYRQLDVTDCGPSCLRMIAKYHGKSYSVDFLREKSGITNEGVSFSGLAEAAESIGYNTLAVRINWKTLLKEVPLPCIVHWRERHFVVVYKIKMNKVYVADPAHGLVKYQVRDFLEGWTGEGYEEKATGYALVLEQTPEFKGMSGGVDKAYDFTFLFWYFKPYGKYILQLALGLLVGSLLQLIFPFLTQAMVDYGINYRNLNFVYLILMAQLVLFVSQTTVELIRGWILLHMTSRININLISDFLMKLMRLPIAFFDSKNTGDIVQRIYDHERIQEFISTTTLNTLFSAFNLIIFGVVLVYYSVPIFAIFFIGSIIYFGWTLLFLKRRKTLDYKRFDRSADNQSSIYQLISGMQEIKLNGSERRRRWEWEAIQIKLFKVSINSLTLSQIQNTGGRFLNELKNILITFVAAKSVIDGSLTLGMMLSVQYIIGQLNLPITNFITFIQNGQDAKLSLERLAEIHNKKDEEGDGEFLTKLPLNKSIRIDSASFRYGGEESIDVLSNLNIDVPEGKVTALVGVSGSGKTTLIKLLLKFYEPYQGTISIGGKALKAISTPYWRKNCGSVMQDGFIFEDTIVRNITESDSQAGIDKVRLEHAVKIACIADFIEQLPSGYNTKIGGSGVNISGGQKQRILIARAVYKNPAYIFLDEATSALDANNEKQIMENLEKFYQGKTVIIVAHRLSTVKNADKIIVLDQGRVVEEGTHRYLTEKKGMYFTLVKNQLELGN; from the coding sequence ATGAGGTTGAGGAAATTTCCATTTTACAGGCAGTTGGATGTTACAGATTGTGGCCCCAGTTGTTTAAGAATGATTGCAAAATATCATGGAAAATCCTATTCAGTAGATTTTCTGAGAGAAAAATCAGGAATAACTAATGAAGGAGTTTCCTTTAGTGGACTGGCCGAAGCTGCGGAGAGTATTGGGTATAATACTCTTGCTGTCAGAATAAATTGGAAAACTCTCTTGAAGGAAGTGCCACTTCCTTGTATTGTGCATTGGAGAGAGCGTCATTTCGTAGTAGTATATAAAATTAAAATGAATAAAGTTTACGTGGCCGATCCAGCACACGGACTTGTGAAGTACCAAGTGAGGGATTTCTTAGAGGGATGGACAGGTGAAGGTTACGAAGAAAAAGCTACAGGCTATGCGTTGGTTCTAGAACAGACACCTGAATTTAAAGGAATGTCTGGAGGTGTGGATAAAGCATATGATTTCACCTTTTTGTTTTGGTACTTTAAGCCCTATGGTAAATATATACTACAGCTGGCCTTAGGATTATTAGTAGGGAGCTTATTGCAGCTAATTTTTCCATTTTTAACCCAGGCTATGGTTGATTATGGCATTAATTACCGCAACCTTAATTTTGTCTATCTAATTTTGATGGCCCAATTAGTCTTGTTTGTATCGCAAACAACTGTGGAGTTGATTCGAGGATGGATTTTGTTGCATATGACCAGCAGGATAAATATCAATTTAATTTCAGATTTTCTCATGAAATTAATGCGATTGCCAATTGCTTTTTTTGATTCTAAGAATACAGGAGATATTGTACAAAGGATTTATGATCATGAACGTATTCAGGAGTTTATCTCAACTACTACCTTGAATACCCTCTTCTCTGCCTTCAACTTGATAATATTTGGTGTGGTTTTGGTCTATTATAGTGTGCCTATATTTGCCATATTCTTTATTGGTTCCATTATCTATTTTGGATGGACCTTGCTTTTTTTAAAGAGAAGGAAAACCTTGGATTATAAGAGGTTTGATAGGTCAGCTGATAATCAAAGTAGCATTTACCAACTGATTTCTGGAATGCAGGAAATCAAGTTGAATGGGTCGGAAAGACGAAGAAGGTGGGAATGGGAGGCAATTCAGATCAAACTTTTTAAGGTATCCATAAATAGCCTTACCCTGTCGCAAATACAAAATACAGGAGGTCGGTTTTTAAATGAATTGAAAAACATCCTGATCACCTTTGTTGCGGCGAAATCTGTAATAGATGGAAGTCTTACATTGGGTATGATGTTATCCGTTCAATACATTATAGGACAGCTAAATCTTCCTATAACCAATTTCATAACTTTTATCCAAAATGGACAGGATGCGAAATTAAGTCTGGAGCGCCTGGCTGAAATCCATAACAAAAAAGATGAGGAAGGTGATGGGGAATTCCTCACCAAATTACCACTGAACAAAAGCATACGAATAGATAGCGCAAGCTTCAGATATGGAGGCGAAGAATCTATAGATGTGTTGAGTAACTTGAATATTGATGTGCCGGAAGGTAAGGTGACAGCGTTGGTAGGTGTGAGTGGCAGCGGAAAAACTACCCTGATTAAGCTTTTGCTCAAATTTTATGAACCTTATCAAGGGACCATCTCAATTGGAGGCAAAGCACTAAAGGCTATTAGTACGCCTTATTGGAGGAAGAACTGTGGAAGTGTTATGCAAGATGGGTTCATTTTTGAAGACACCATTGTAAGAAACATCACTGAGTCAGATTCTCAGGCAGGCATAGACAAGGTAAGATTGGAACATGCTGTTAAAATTGCTTGCATTGCCGACTTTATAGAGCAACTTCCGTCAGGGTACAATACCAAAATAGGAGGTAGTGGAGTTAACATTAGCGGTGGCCAAAAACAGCGCATTCTAATCGCCCGTGCGGTATATAAAAATCCCGCCTACATTTTCCTGGATGAAGCCACCAGTGCGCTTGATGCCAATAATGAAAAACAGATTATGGAAAATCTGGAAAAATTTTATCAAGGTAAAACGGTGATTATAGTGGCGCATAGATTAAGTACGGTGAAAAATGCTGATAAAATTATAGTGTTAGACCAGGGGAGGGTTGTTGAAGAGGGAACCCATAGGTATTTAACCGAAAAAAAAGGTATGTATTTTACTTTGGTGAAGAATCAACTTGAATTAGGAAATTAA
- a CDS encoding type IV toxin-antitoxin system AbiEi family antitoxin: MEREIVDIALQNLKEIKATWSQIDPIEDGQLQFEINGKHLVFVAEVKKEIRNHQLHQIEKIHREKGNVILISEIIFPKIKEQLRELGIAYLESNGNVFIKTPDIFWYVDTNNKYPIRSDNANRAFTKTGLKVVFHLLQNADLINRAQRDIAEIANVGLGNIPQVIDGLKKTGYLMVLRKKTYVWKNRRELLDRWINEYATQLRPKLIRGYYHIQGAWDDIKLDNELTAWGGEPAADLLTNHLRPEKFILYTKETSISLMKNYRLIPREKGELEVLEMFWDNKGRGIVPPMLIYAELMVEGGKRNTETAEMIFNEHIQSKL; encoded by the coding sequence ATGGAAAGAGAAATTGTCGATATTGCTCTGCAAAACCTAAAAGAAATTAAGGCAACCTGGTCTCAGATTGATCCGATTGAGGATGGACAACTGCAATTTGAGATTAATGGTAAACATCTTGTATTTGTTGCTGAGGTGAAAAAAGAGATTCGGAACCATCAACTACATCAAATTGAAAAAATTCACAGAGAAAAAGGTAATGTAATTCTTATTTCTGAGATAATATTTCCTAAGATCAAAGAGCAACTGAGAGAATTGGGTATAGCCTACCTTGAAAGCAATGGTAATGTTTTTATAAAGACGCCAGATATTTTCTGGTATGTGGATACCAATAATAAATACCCCATACGAAGTGATAATGCTAATAGGGCTTTTACCAAAACAGGACTAAAGGTTGTATTTCATTTATTGCAAAATGCTGATCTTATTAATAGAGCACAGCGTGATATTGCTGAAATAGCCAATGTGGGATTGGGCAATATTCCACAAGTTATTGATGGGTTGAAAAAAACTGGATATTTAATGGTATTGAGAAAGAAAACATATGTTTGGAAAAATCGAAGAGAACTTCTGGATAGGTGGATTAATGAATATGCTACTCAGCTAAGACCTAAATTAATTAGAGGATATTATCACATTCAAGGGGCTTGGGATGATATAAAACTGGATAATGAATTAACGGCATGGGGAGGAGAACCGGCAGCAGATTTGCTAACTAATCATTTAAGGCCGGAAAAGTTTATCTTATACACAAAGGAAACAAGCATTAGCCTGATGAAGAACTACAGGTTGATTCCAAGGGAGAAGGGAGAACTTGAAGTGCTTGAGATGTTTTGGGACAATAAAGGTCGTGGCATAGTTCCTCCAATGTTAATATATGCAGAATTAATGGTTGAGGGAGGCAAAAGAAATACTGAAACTGCTGAAATGATTTTTAATGAACACATCCAATCAAAGTTATAA
- a CDS encoding HEPN domain-containing protein, translating to MKTMEINSLGQCSYQQLINVIREVVKPDMIYLLGSSQREIKSESIFISNPTTVNYTSEYYLLIVIPELNDKNTYEWEEIIECRCKSIIPIICIVLQTSIFEKWLKAGHSFAVKVFQSADIIHSSQRSLFDDVTLGEITDQKEIKDFYNTGINKAKEFLKTAELCRLSDQNALAMFMLHQSAEQALTALIKAGTGYHRRTHNLSRLIRLSGLVTNEVRSIFPQHTEEDKRLLKLLQSAYSDGRYKREYRVRMDDLLLCIRHVSVVLEICCERANIELIHL from the coding sequence ATGAAAACTATGGAAATCAACAGCTTAGGCCAATGCTCTTATCAGCAACTGATTAATGTTATCAGGGAGGTGGTGAAGCCTGACATGATTTATCTACTAGGTAGCTCACAGCGGGAAATAAAAAGTGAGAGTATTTTCATTTCTAACCCCACAACGGTGAATTATACTTCGGAGTACTACCTTTTAATTGTGATTCCTGAACTGAATGACAAGAACACATATGAGTGGGAGGAAATTATTGAGTGTCGCTGTAAATCTATCATTCCCATAATTTGCATTGTATTACAGACTAGCATCTTTGAAAAGTGGTTAAAGGCAGGTCATAGTTTTGCTGTAAAAGTCTTCCAATCCGCTGATATTATCCACAGCTCTCAGAGGTCACTATTTGATGATGTCACACTTGGAGAAATTACAGATCAAAAAGAAATCAAAGACTTCTACAACACCGGCATTAATAAAGCTAAAGAATTTTTAAAGACAGCAGAGCTATGTAGGTTAAGTGACCAAAATGCTCTTGCCATGTTCATGCTGCATCAGTCAGCCGAGCAAGCACTTACTGCCTTGATCAAAGCCGGAACAGGCTACCACAGACGTACCCATAATCTTAGTAGGCTAATTAGATTGTCAGGTTTAGTCACTAATGAGGTGAGGAGCATATTTCCTCAACACACAGAGGAAGATAAGAGGTTATTGAAGCTTTTGCAGAGTGCTTATAGTGATGGGAGGTATAAGAGGGAGTATAGGGTTCGGATGGATGATTTGTTGTTATGCATCCGTCATGTTTCTGTAGTCTTAGAAATTTGTTGTGAAAGAGCCAATATTGAGCTGATCCACCTTTAG
- a CDS encoding helix-turn-helix domain-containing protein — MEKKIHHGRNVKRFREMLGIKQEGLALELGDDWNQRKISLLEQKEEIEADLLKQVAEVLKVPVEAIENFSEEAAINIISSTLHDQSGSINHHPTFNINPMEKIMELFERLLASEREKTQLLKDILDKMK, encoded by the coding sequence ATGGAGAAGAAAATACACCACGGAAGAAATGTAAAGCGCTTTAGAGAAATGCTGGGCATCAAACAAGAAGGTTTAGCTCTTGAGCTTGGTGATGATTGGAACCAACGTAAAATATCTCTTCTCGAGCAAAAAGAAGAGATTGAAGCTGATTTACTGAAGCAAGTGGCGGAAGTATTGAAAGTACCTGTTGAAGCTATTGAGAATTTTAGTGAAGAGGCAGCTATTAATATTATCTCTAGCACTCTTCATGATCAATCTGGATCCATAAATCATCATCCTACTTTTAATATTAATCCCATGGAAAAAATCATGGAATTATTCGAAAGGTTGTTAGCTAGTGAGAGAGAAAAGACTCAGCTATTAAAAGATATACTGGATAAGATGAAATAA
- a CDS encoding helix-turn-helix domain-containing protein, with protein MATEIITTDDLREFKLELIDEFKKILKEHAGTPVKKWLRSPEVRTMLHISPGTLQNLRVNGTLPFTKIGGVLYYDYQDIHKMLTENRVHNSRNFDPILK; from the coding sequence ATGGCAACAGAAATTATCACCACAGACGATCTAAGAGAGTTTAAACTTGAACTAATTGATGAGTTTAAAAAGATTTTAAAAGAACATGCCGGAACCCCTGTAAAAAAATGGCTTAGATCTCCAGAGGTAAGGACCATGTTACACATTTCGCCAGGTACATTGCAAAATCTAAGAGTAAACGGCACTCTACCATTCACTAAAATAGGCGGAGTTCTATATTATGATTACCAGGATATTCATAAAATGCTAACAGAAAATAGAGTTCATAACAGCCGCAATTTTGATCCAATTTTAAAATAG
- a CDS encoding helix-turn-helix domain-containing protein — protein sequence MDFGFNSNREILAEMGRRFKEARINSSFTQQELAKHTGVSRTTITRLEGGAGISMLHFIALLRAVDHVNDLSRIIDVSQFIDPEKEFKHQQAQSKRVRH from the coding sequence ATGGATTTTGGATTTAATTCAAACAGAGAAATATTAGCTGAAATGGGAAGGAGGTTTAAAGAGGCAAGAATCAATAGCTCTTTTACACAGCAGGAGTTGGCAAAGCACACTGGTGTGAGCAGGACTACTATCACCAGGCTAGAAGGTGGTGCCGGTATCTCCATGCTGCATTTTATTGCCTTGCTTCGAGCTGTAGATCATGTCAATGACCTTTCCAGAATCATCGATGTAAGCCAATTCATAGATCCGGAAAAAGAATTCAAACATCAACAAGCACAAAGCAAAAGGGTAAGACATTAA
- a CDS encoding N-6 DNA methylase, protein MNFKMQDSVVQTKIVSEIQLVYRSKININDRPIIQPSEDANKIFHQVWDEDLMLRESFYAMYLNRQNKVQSVLKVSTGGTTGTVADPRLIRLAVGAMVRDLIKVYHQLLNYGHEWCDPLGNLYEEITSKRKSQALGQFFTPEHLCDLMVQLNYSEVISNARISDPACGSGRNLLAFHVAYPGNYVFGEDIDLMCCKMAAINLMVHGCQGEIIHHNSLVCVNQFQTYPDDVCDNTHH, encoded by the coding sequence ATGAATTTCAAAATGCAAGACTCCGTAGTGCAGACTAAAATAGTTTCTGAAATCCAACTGGTCTATAGATCCAAAATTAATATTAATGATAGACCAATAATTCAGCCATCTGAAGATGCTAATAAGATTTTTCATCAAGTATGGGATGAGGATTTGATGCTTCGTGAATCTTTCTATGCCATGTATCTCAACCGACAAAATAAGGTGCAGTCTGTATTGAAAGTAAGCACCGGAGGGACTACCGGTACTGTGGCTGATCCCAGGCTTATTAGACTGGCCGTTGGCGCAATGGTACGCGATCTTATTAAGGTCTATCATCAATTATTAAATTATGGTCATGAGTGGTGTGATCCTTTAGGTAATTTGTATGAAGAGATAACCTCAAAGCGTAAATCACAGGCTTTAGGTCAGTTTTTCACTCCTGAGCACCTTTGTGATTTAATGGTTCAACTAAATTATAGTGAAGTCATTTCTAATGCGCGAATTTCCGACCCTGCTTGTGGATCTGGCCGAAATTTGTTGGCTTTCCATGTGGCTTATCCTGGCAATTATGTATTCGGTGAGGATATCGATCTGATGTGCTGTAAAATGGCAGCTATTAACTTGATGGTGCATGGATGTCAAGGTGAAATTATACATCATAATTCGCTCGTTTGCGTCAATCAGTTTCAAACCTACCCTGATGATGTCTGTGATAATACTCACCACTAA
- a CDS encoding helix-turn-helix domain-containing protein produces the protein MELKPIRTENEYLQALQEAEKIFDAQKGTPDGDRLELLAILIEDYEDREFPLPKLDPIESIKYVMEERDFNQNEVAHIFGDKAKASLVLNRKRKLSLTMIRKAHEALQIPLDILIQDYSTAGPN, from the coding sequence TTGGAACTCAAACCCATAAGGACTGAAAATGAATATTTACAGGCTCTTCAAGAGGCTGAAAAGATATTCGATGCTCAAAAGGGCACACCTGATGGAGATAGACTTGAATTACTAGCTATTCTCATTGAAGATTATGAAGATAGAGAGTTTCCTTTACCTAAGTTAGACCCCATCGAATCTATCAAGTATGTGATGGAGGAAAGAGATTTTAATCAAAATGAAGTTGCCCATATTTTTGGTGATAAAGCAAAAGCTTCTTTGGTTTTAAATCGTAAAAGAAAGCTTAGCTTAACCATGATTAGAAAGGCTCATGAAGCTTTACAAATACCACTCGATATCTTAATTCAAGATTATTCTACAGCAGGTCCTAACTAA
- a CDS encoding type II toxin-antitoxin system HigB family toxin produces the protein MRIISVGTLHNFHKKNPTSKTGLVLWIKSMKSAQIEKPNDITELFNKSRIIDNNRAIFNIAKNKFRLVVAFNFSTSIVYIRFIGTHADYNNINPETI, from the coding sequence ATGAGAATAATCTCTGTAGGTACTCTTCACAATTTTCACAAAAAGAACCCAACTAGCAAGACAGGACTAGTTTTATGGATTAAATCAATGAAATCGGCTCAAATAGAGAAGCCTAATGACATTACCGAGCTATTTAATAAAAGTAGGATTATCGATAATAATAGGGCAATCTTTAACATCGCTAAAAATAAGTTTCGATTGGTAGTAGCTTTTAATTTCTCTACTTCAATTGTCTATATCAGATTCATTGGTACCCATGCCGACTATAACAACATTAACCCAGAGACAATATAA
- a CDS encoding DNA-processing protein DprA, with protein sequence MKSVLTNEYLSDFSSNELKNAPNKLYYSGDLDLLKSQRKVSVVGSRKISHKGLKRAEIITKYLTNHNFTVVSGLAQGVDTIAHTTAINNGGKTIAVIGTSLEQFYPKNNQNLQLEIMNHHLCISQFSEGHPTQPKNFILRNRTMALISDATIIIEASEQSGTRHQGWEALRLGRKLFLLCRIFH encoded by the coding sequence ATGAAATCTGTTCTAACAAATGAGTATTTAAGTGATTTTAGTTCTAATGAATTAAAAAATGCGCCTAATAAGCTCTATTACTCTGGGGATTTAGATCTATTGAAATCCCAGCGCAAGGTTTCTGTTGTTGGTTCTCGGAAAATATCTCATAAAGGATTGAAAAGAGCTGAAATAATAACCAAATACCTCACTAACCATAATTTCACCGTAGTTAGTGGTCTTGCCCAAGGGGTCGATACAATTGCGCATACCACAGCCATTAATAATGGTGGAAAGACTATTGCAGTTATAGGTACTTCATTAGAACAATTTTATCCTAAAAATAATCAGAACCTTCAGCTGGAGATAATGAACCATCACCTTTGTATTTCTCAGTTTTCTGAAGGACACCCTACCCAACCCAAGAATTTTATTTTACGCAATCGCACTATGGCTTTGATTAGTGATGCAACTATCATTATCGAAGCTAGTGAGCAGAGTGGTACTAGGCACCAAGGTTGGGAAGCACTTAGGTTAGGTCGTAAGCTGTTTTTACTTTGTAGAATCTTTCACTGA
- a CDS encoding DUF4209 domain-containing protein, with translation MIPPIRLLFNELEAWSKDKDYEFNAVVLNDSLTLKVEALLRYMCEHLGIPTFKPKDKGIVMEKNIDDILADIKDEPESPTGFSEDDRLFIKFVLSEKVGQNLRNKVAHGLLDIHDYDFDKIIVVFTIILRFVKYRFVEEESNNDDTNN, from the coding sequence TTGATTCCTCCAATTCGCCTACTTTTTAATGAACTAGAAGCTTGGTCAAAAGATAAAGACTACGAATTCAATGCAGTTGTCTTAAATGACTCTTTGACACTTAAGGTTGAAGCCTTATTACGATACATGTGTGAGCATCTAGGTATTCCTACCTTTAAACCAAAGGATAAAGGAATAGTAATGGAAAAAAACATAGATGATATCTTGGCCGATATAAAAGATGAACCAGAAAGTCCTACTGGATTCAGTGAGGACGACAGACTATTTATCAAGTTTGTGTTGAGCGAAAAAGTAGGACAAAATTTAAGAAATAAGGTTGCTCATGGTTTATTGGACATTCATGATTACGACTTTGACAAGATCATAGTTGTTTTTACCATAATATTGCGTTTTGTGAAATACCGATTTGTGGAAGAAGAAAGTAATAATGATGACACAAATAATTAA
- a CDS encoding AAA family ATPase — MKTDKLYSYTITDLQNSIGLTLPVFDFIERCKAIYRTTIIVIDQIDALSQSMSSDRRFLDVFKGFIDRFENDDNIKIVISVRNQDLNYDPSLRQFRKNNTIQVTKLSSEQVFEQLEKIGIVKNRISDSFWNF, encoded by the coding sequence TTGAAGACAGATAAACTTTACTCTTATACAATTACTGATCTTCAAAATAGTATTGGGCTTACCTTACCTGTATTTGATTTTATAGAGAGATGTAAAGCTATATATCGCACTACAATCATTGTCATAGACCAAATCGATGCCCTATCACAATCAATGTCCTCTGACAGAAGATTTCTGGATGTCTTTAAAGGGTTCATTGATCGTTTTGAAAATGATGACAATATTAAAATAGTTATTTCAGTTCGTAATCAGGATTTGAACTATGATCCCAGTTTAAGACAGTTTAGAAAAAATAATACTATACAAGTTACCAAGCTTTCTTCAGAACAAGTATTCGAGCAACTTGAAAAAATTGGGATTGTCAAGAATCGCATATCAGATAGCTTCTGGAACTTCTAA